A window from Spirochaetota bacterium encodes these proteins:
- a CDS encoding M23 family metallopeptidase yields MHNRITIKLLTSMLACIFISPGLSGMGITEGPGYVEKKPYHYAPMDAARMEWDRGLFKLALRARRFAQGNAVNAEIIIPSKVKFPLPQMEYDGRTVPVVRRDWGYAGLFAIAPDGKQGKKTITVSWEQGASRTIHYFHITIKRTEFMKFTRAIDLGRFSNISIVPPPDVVAFIEQCSRRKREVFNKNTSGFLKGPISHPRDDHFITSPFWAGRKYQRYKVARGKRFYLEPSTNAHSGVDLRGERGDPVFAIAGGRIAIAQPMYYEGNYIVIDHGARIFSSYMHLDCFAVKEGQKVNTGELIGHVGNTGLSTGAHLHVSFSIQGVFVDPLSLLYTGLQ; encoded by the coding sequence ATGCATAATCGTATAACGATCAAGCTCTTGACTTCCATGCTTGCCTGTATCTTCATCTCCCCCGGGCTTTCAGGAATGGGTATAACGGAGGGGCCGGGATATGTTGAAAAGAAACCTTACCACTACGCGCCCATGGATGCCGCACGCATGGAGTGGGACAGAGGCCTTTTCAAGCTCGCCCTCCGGGCGAGACGGTTCGCGCAGGGAAACGCGGTAAACGCGGAAATCATCATCCCCTCAAAAGTGAAATTCCCTTTGCCGCAGATGGAATATGACGGTCGCACGGTCCCGGTTGTCAGGAGGGATTGGGGATACGCTGGATTGTTCGCGATAGCGCCCGATGGAAAACAGGGAAAAAAGACGATTACCGTCTCCTGGGAGCAGGGCGCAAGCAGGACCATTCACTATTTCCACATAACGATAAAACGGACCGAGTTTATGAAATTCACCAGGGCGATCGACCTGGGGCGCTTTTCCAATATCAGCATAGTACCGCCGCCCGATGTCGTGGCATTTATAGAGCAATGCTCCCGGAGAAAACGCGAGGTCTTCAATAAAAATACATCGGGATTCCTGAAAGGTCCCATCTCCCACCCGCGGGACGATCATTTCATCACCTCGCCGTTCTGGGCAGGCCGCAAGTACCAGCGCTATAAGGTCGCCAGAGGCAAGCGTTTTTACCTGGAACCTTCCACCAACGCCCATTCAGGCGTCGATCTTCGGGGAGAGAGGGGAGACCCGGTATTCGCCATTGCCGGAGGCAGGATCGCGATCGCCCAACCGATGTATTACGAGGGGAATTACATAGTCATCGACCACGGCGCCAGGATATTCTCCTCGTACATGCATCTGGACTGTTTCGCGGTTAAAGAGGGCCAGAAAGTCAACACGGGAGAGCTTATCGGCCATGTCGGAAACACGGGGCTTTCGACGGGGGCGCACCTGCACGTGTCATTTTCGATACAAGGGGTGTTCGTCGATCCGCTCAGTCTGCTGTACACGGGACTGCAATAA
- a CDS encoding M20/M25/M40 family metallo-hydrolase has translation MEGLSGDEITRMRAFLEEGMPRYIAILGEMIAINSFTGNASGVNRLGRYTAELFGRLGFEAEYVPSAHGDECGSHLVLTRTGTSALRIGCVSHLDTVFTEDEERDNDFRFRIEGDRVYGPGANDIKGGTVVMLMMLEALLAVAPRIFGAVSWVLLFDATEETESDDFGALCVERIGPAGAACLVFEGGDMRDGAFRLVTARKGRAVFRIVATGKGAHAGVSHREGANAIVQLAESVLRVSELTDYEQGLTVNIGYIEGGIAINRVAHLAEAVGEIRAYEHEVLAQGLKGLAAINGLSTVASADGVFRCRTSVKVLRKNPAWQENDATKRLFGYYRRAAVLMGMEAEPVARGGLSDGNFTWRSVPTIDGLGPEGANEHCSERSADGSKDQEYALVPSFVPKAILSALALCLIVAGKD, from the coding sequence ATGGAAGGATTGAGCGGAGATGAAATAACGCGCATGCGGGCATTCCTCGAGGAGGGGATGCCGCGCTACATCGCGATACTCGGGGAGATGATCGCCATCAACAGTTTCACCGGTAACGCTTCCGGGGTGAACCGCCTCGGGCGCTACACGGCCGAACTCTTCGGCAGGCTCGGTTTCGAGGCGGAATACGTACCTTCCGCGCACGGCGACGAATGTGGCAGCCATCTTGTTCTTACACGTACCGGTACGTCAGCGCTTCGAATCGGCTGCGTCTCCCACCTCGACACGGTCTTTACGGAAGATGAAGAACGGGACAACGATTTCAGGTTCCGCATTGAGGGAGACAGGGTCTATGGCCCTGGCGCGAACGACATAAAGGGCGGTACGGTGGTAATGCTTATGATGCTCGAGGCGCTTCTGGCCGTCGCTCCGCGTATTTTCGGGGCCGTTTCGTGGGTGCTGCTTTTCGACGCCACGGAGGAAACCGAATCGGACGACTTCGGTGCGCTCTGCGTGGAGCGGATCGGTCCGGCCGGAGCCGCCTGCCTTGTATTTGAGGGCGGCGACATGCGCGACGGGGCCTTTCGACTCGTGACGGCGAGAAAGGGCCGGGCGGTGTTCAGGATAGTCGCGACGGGGAAGGGCGCGCACGCGGGAGTGAGCCACAGGGAGGGCGCGAACGCGATCGTGCAGCTTGCGGAATCGGTACTTCGCGTCTCAGAACTTACCGACTATGAACAGGGGCTGACGGTAAACATAGGCTATATCGAAGGCGGCATAGCGATAAACAGGGTCGCCCATCTGGCCGAGGCCGTGGGAGAGATACGGGCATACGAGCATGAGGTATTGGCACAGGGCCTGAAAGGGCTTGCGGCAATTAACGGACTTTCGACCGTCGCCTCGGCGGATGGGGTATTTCGATGCCGCACATCGGTCAAGGTCCTCAGGAAAAATCCGGCCTGGCAGGAAAACGACGCGACGAAACGGCTTTTCGGGTATTACCGGCGGGCCGCCGTTTTGATGGGAATGGAGGCCGAACCCGTGGCGCGCGGGGGGCTGAGCGATGGAAACTTCACCTGGCGGTCGGTGCCGACAATCGACGGCCTCGGCCCCGAGGGCGCAAACGAACACTGCTCGGAGCGTAGCGCCGACGGAAGCAAAGACCAGGAGTATGCGCTGGTACCGTCGTTCGTACCCAAAGCGATATTGAGCGCTCTGGCGCTCTGTCTTATCGTGGCGGGAAAAGATTAA
- a CDS encoding amino acid permease — translation MTGGRPAQDCCGPSIFSEETELRRGLGFLETVSIVIGRIIGSGIFRTPGPIMALVGCTSLFALVWIIGGVITIFAAMCYAELVAMMPKSGGPYVFLRAAYPPVFTFLRGWAMFFVSETASIAAVALVFAEYSGALYALAFGVPMPGPAVIAVALSTIGLLTAVNCAGVFLSGVIQNVFSFIKVAAIGAVIGICFTAQGSFSHFSTPFWPAEWNWATVLAVGAALRYSFFAYSGWEGATYVAEEVRNPRKNLPLSLFIGIAGVLILYAGANSAYLYQLPVDAIKGSSWIAVDAMQAAIGGVGGAMISIAVMVNTFGNVSTQILCKARTWQAMARDGLFFKKFAEIHPKYKTPNYSMLFQGLWAGVLLLFAASAQHSYETIIDFFSFTGTVFNIMTVWSVVVLRKKYPDAARPYRAWLYPYSIIIVIAFYCAYMAVTLITAFVPSILGILLTSTGLLYYYRDRIFPKAAKIRR, via the coding sequence ATGACCGGCGGCCGGCCGGCGCAGGACTGCTGCGGCCCTTCGATTTTCTCCGAGGAAACCGAACTGCGCCGCGGACTCGGCTTCCTCGAAACGGTATCGATCGTCATAGGGCGGATAATCGGGTCGGGAATATTCCGCACGCCCGGGCCCATAATGGCGCTGGTCGGTTGCACATCGCTGTTCGCGCTGGTGTGGATAATCGGCGGCGTCATCACCATCTTCGCCGCCATGTGCTACGCCGAACTGGTGGCAATGATGCCGAAATCCGGCGGCCCGTACGTTTTCCTGCGCGCCGCCTATCCTCCGGTGTTTACCTTTCTGCGCGGCTGGGCCATGTTCTTCGTTTCGGAGACGGCCTCCATCGCGGCGGTCGCACTTGTGTTCGCCGAATACTCGGGCGCGCTGTATGCACTCGCTTTCGGCGTGCCGATGCCGGGGCCGGCGGTCATCGCCGTCGCGCTTTCGACCATCGGACTCCTCACCGCGGTAAACTGCGCCGGGGTCTTCCTGAGCGGCGTGATCCAGAATGTGTTCAGCTTCATTAAGGTAGCGGCGATCGGCGCGGTGATCGGTATTTGTTTTACCGCGCAGGGAAGCTTTTCGCATTTCTCGACCCCCTTCTGGCCGGCGGAATGGAACTGGGCAACTGTGCTCGCGGTCGGCGCCGCGCTGCGTTATTCCTTTTTCGCCTACAGCGGATGGGAGGGGGCGACGTATGTGGCCGAGGAGGTCCGAAATCCGCGGAAAAACCTGCCTCTGTCGTTGTTTATCGGCATTGCGGGCGTCCTGATACTGTACGCCGGCGCAAATTCGGCATACCTGTACCAGCTTCCGGTCGATGCCATTAAGGGGTCGAGCTGGATAGCGGTGGACGCGATGCAGGCGGCGATCGGTGGCGTCGGCGGGGCCATGATATCGATCGCGGTAATGGTGAATACCTTCGGGAACGTCAGCACGCAGATACTCTGCAAGGCGCGCACCTGGCAGGCGATGGCGCGCGACGGCCTCTTTTTTAAAAAGTTCGCGGAGATACACCCGAAATACAAAACGCCGAATTACTCAATGCTCTTTCAGGGCCTCTGGGCCGGCGTGCTTCTCCTGTTCGCTGCGTCGGCGCAGCATTCGTATGAAACGATTATCGATTTTTTCAGCTTCACCGGAACGGTCTTCAATATCATGACGGTATGGTCGGTCGTGGTATTGAGAAAGAAATACCCCGACGCAGCGCGTCCGTACCGGGCATGGCTGTATCCGTACAGCATTATAATCGTGATAGCGTTTTACTGCGCGTACATGGCCGTTACGCTTATCACGGCCTTCGTGCCGTCGATTCTGGGAATACTGCTTACATCGACGGGCCTGCTCTATTATTATCGCGACCGGATATTCCCGAAGGCGGCGAAAATACGGCGGTGA
- a CDS encoding CBS domain-containing protein, with the protein MNIIIGHTNMDLDCIGSMVLARRLNPGYVAVRSRLIHPVAQNLYNIYQPVIDFRQIEEVKSGPVENVIVVDTRSMGRVKEFASLIGARTGTVTIYDHHPADSADIPGATVCGNSFGANTTFFGIELIRRGVVLGPDEATIALAGIYADTGNFTHESVTAEDFMAASFLMDQKASLAVVARVLKSLKEEHQMSLFQQILNEMVYQDFQGNLVGLSYVVMDRQAGGLAAVVEKIFDVEDVDALFTVFNFKDEKSVLIIARSRHDRIAVNDLMRRFGGGGHERASSALVKGRTGGEVFREFIGHIDSSLAPAAVASGLMTRDVPVVSQGWTLLEASMFLESSNFTGAPVVDENGALSGIITLRDIMKGRKASQMHAPVKAYMTKKLITGTVCTTVRELEDIFFKKGIGLIPIIEDGRIVGIITRNDYLNHIYPDRAGHTQGTG; encoded by the coding sequence ATGAACATCATCATCGGCCATACAAACATGGACCTGGACTGCATCGGCTCGATGGTCCTCGCACGGCGGCTTAACCCCGGGTACGTGGCGGTGCGCAGCAGGCTCATCCATCCGGTAGCGCAGAACCTCTATAATATCTACCAGCCGGTCATTGATTTCCGTCAAATCGAGGAGGTAAAGAGCGGACCGGTTGAAAACGTCATCGTTGTGGACACGCGCTCCATGGGGAGAGTCAAGGAATTCGCCTCGCTGATCGGCGCGCGCACCGGGACGGTCACCATTTACGACCATCATCCTGCGGACTCGGCGGACATCCCGGGCGCGACCGTGTGCGGCAACTCTTTCGGCGCCAACACCACCTTTTTCGGGATAGAGCTCATACGTCGCGGCGTCGTCCTCGGACCGGACGAGGCCACGATCGCGCTCGCCGGCATTTACGCCGATACCGGCAACTTCACACATGAGAGCGTCACCGCTGAAGACTTTATGGCGGCCTCGTTCCTCATGGACCAGAAGGCCTCGCTCGCGGTCGTGGCAAGGGTGCTCAAGTCGCTCAAGGAAGAGCACCAGATGTCGCTCTTCCAGCAGATCTTGAATGAAATGGTGTACCAGGACTTTCAGGGAAACCTCGTCGGCCTGAGCTATGTCGTAATGGACCGGCAGGCGGGCGGGCTTGCCGCGGTGGTGGAAAAGATATTCGACGTAGAGGACGTGGACGCGCTGTTCACCGTTTTCAATTTTAAGGACGAGAAAAGCGTGCTGATCATTGCGCGAAGCAGGCACGATCGCATAGCGGTTAACGATCTTATGAGGCGGTTCGGCGGAGGGGGCCACGAGCGGGCCTCGTCCGCGCTCGTCAAGGGAAGAACCGGAGGGGAGGTGTTTCGCGAGTTCATCGGTCATATCGATTCATCGCTTGCGCCCGCGGCGGTCGCCTCCGGACTCATGACGCGCGATGTGCCGGTCGTGTCGCAGGGGTGGACACTGCTCGAAGCGTCGATGTTTCTCGAATCATCCAACTTTACGGGAGCGCCGGTTGTCGATGAAAACGGCGCACTTTCGGGGATCATTACGCTCAGGGACATCATGAAAGGCAGAAAGGCCTCGCAGATGCACGCTCCCGTAAAGGCGTACATGACGAAGAAGCTCATTACGGGAACGGTATGCACCACCGTCAGGGAGCTCGAGGACATCTTCTTTAAAAAAGGGATCGGTCTTATTCCCATAATCGAAGACGGCAGGATCGTTGGAATAATAACGCGTAACGATTACTTGAATCATATATATCCCGACCGCGCTGGCCACACGCAGGGCACCGGCTGA
- a CDS encoding lytic transglycosylase domain-containing protein yields the protein MQVMPFRYRGDAGDLYWPCLNIMTGTAILKRCLQMAGGNPLLAAQYHNAGPSGKTFNGPITSGSSKTSRAPRSKRRLKA from the coding sequence GTGCAGGTTATGCCTTTCAGGTACCGCGGGGATGCCGGGGATCTCTACTGGCCCTGTCTCAACATCATGACCGGCACCGCCATCCTCAAACGGTGTCTCCAAATGGCCGGGGGGAACCCGCTCCTTGCGGCGCAGTACCACAACGCCGGCCCCAGCGGCAAGACGTTCAACGGTCCCATAACATCCGGATCGTCGAAAACCTCGCGCGCTCCTCGTTCGAAACGCCGCTTAAAAGCCTAA
- a CDS encoding penicillin acylase family protein, with amino-acid sequence MKKLLIVIALVIILVIAGAYCFLRNGLPNYTSDITAPGLSHPVNVERNRYAVPTVTARTMEDLFFAWGFVNAQDRMFQMEFTRRVGQGRISEFAGEKELSKDIFLRGVGFNERAKDYAKKLDPRFRALNQRYVDGVNYYLDKNGPNAYMKLLGMKKEKWEISDSALVGMMLNWSLAYNMKHELLYHRILKKLGTEKGSKLLGLIPAGTPTIVDDIASSRAGDAAFAIALKKLDWLLGCRSASNNWAVGPALTAHGGAILCTDMQVHQSKLPNDFYLIRVRAGDFEATGAQVVGLPFIASGYNKNCAWGLTNQGADMVDLFKETINWDKKTYRHGGKEIPLSERKEVFAIKGKDPVTKSIYYAGKKPILTEVFKDLGFDVSLDWTGFDAIDYRGFLQMNTAKNYEEFMRGAKAIRISPQNLAYADDRGTIAFRVIGSLPLREKGTGNLIQDGEKVHRNWKGNVPDDKYPMVKNPARGFLATANNKNVKDYPYELNGTYAPGYRYENIARMLRDKKGIDVEYMKKAQTDTRTVLARKIQDAVKKHVKIDAGDEAVKKARDLLLAWDGNSAVDSAGASIYNTFYVRLAYQTLADELGEEIATEYISERYVSMERLLDMVQNGSVFFDDVLTPEKEGIAEIATRAFGETCTLLAKHFGTAEPSKWAWGKMHVIRFDHVLGKSALFRPLVNYGPFPFEGDGETNNRARFSEVAPPFVADLASAPRIIVSFDPKPKAYMMLITGENEHFMSKHNTDMIDAWRRHEYFCMEEEAVIYAMKINPAAASK; translated from the coding sequence ATGAAAAAGCTGCTTATCGTCATCGCACTCGTCATAATCCTCGTAATCGCAGGCGCCTACTGTTTTCTGAGAAACGGCCTGCCGAACTATACTTCGGACATCACCGCGCCTGGACTTTCGCACCCCGTCAACGTCGAGCGTAACCGCTATGCCGTGCCCACCGTGACGGCGCGGACCATGGAAGACCTTTTCTTCGCCTGGGGCTTCGTAAACGCCCAGGACCGCATGTTCCAGATGGAATTCACGCGCAGGGTGGGCCAGGGCAGAATCTCCGAGTTCGCCGGCGAGAAGGAGCTTTCCAAGGACATCTTCCTGCGCGGCGTCGGCTTCAACGAACGCGCGAAGGACTATGCGAAAAAACTCGACCCGCGATTCCGCGCGCTCAATCAGCGATACGTTGACGGCGTCAATTATTACCTCGATAAAAACGGCCCGAACGCCTACATGAAGCTTTTGGGCATGAAGAAGGAGAAGTGGGAGATCTCGGACTCGGCGCTGGTGGGCATGATGTTGAACTGGAGCCTGGCCTACAATATGAAGCACGAGCTCCTCTATCATCGTATACTCAAAAAACTCGGCACGGAGAAGGGATCGAAGCTCCTCGGCCTCATCCCGGCCGGCACCCCGACCATCGTCGATGATATCGCTTCTTCCCGCGCGGGCGATGCGGCGTTCGCAATAGCGCTAAAAAAGCTCGACTGGCTGCTCGGATGCCGTTCGGCGTCGAACAACTGGGCCGTGGGTCCCGCGCTCACGGCGCATGGAGGGGCCATCCTCTGCACCGACATGCAGGTTCACCAGTCAAAGCTCCCCAACGACTTCTATTTGATACGGGTTCGCGCTGGCGATTTCGAGGCGACCGGGGCCCAGGTTGTGGGCCTCCCGTTTATCGCCTCGGGGTATAATAAAAACTGCGCCTGGGGGCTTACCAACCAGGGCGCGGACATGGTCGACCTGTTTAAAGAAACGATAAACTGGGACAAAAAGACCTATCGTCATGGAGGGAAGGAGATTCCGCTATCGGAGCGAAAAGAAGTGTTCGCAATAAAGGGCAAGGACCCGGTTACGAAGAGCATCTACTACGCGGGCAAAAAGCCCATTCTCACCGAGGTCTTCAAGGACCTCGGCTTCGATGTGAGCCTGGACTGGACGGGTTTCGACGCCATCGATTACCGGGGCTTTTTGCAAATGAATACGGCTAAAAATTACGAGGAATTCATGCGGGGAGCTAAAGCCATACGCATATCCCCGCAGAACCTGGCTTATGCGGACGACAGAGGCACTATCGCATTTCGGGTGATCGGATCGCTGCCGCTGCGCGAGAAGGGGACGGGGAACCTGATCCAGGACGGTGAAAAAGTGCATCGCAACTGGAAGGGCAACGTGCCCGACGACAAATATCCTATGGTCAAAAACCCGGCGCGCGGCTTTCTCGCCACCGCCAACAACAAAAACGTTAAGGACTATCCGTACGAGCTCAACGGCACCTACGCCCCTGGCTACCGGTACGAGAACATCGCGCGCATGCTGCGCGATAAAAAGGGCATCGACGTTGAATACATGAAAAAGGCCCAGACCGACACCAGAACGGTTCTCGCGCGGAAGATCCAGGATGCAGTCAAGAAACACGTAAAGATCGACGCCGGGGACGAAGCGGTAAAGAAGGCCCGCGACCTGCTGCTGGCATGGGACGGAAACAGCGCCGTCGATTCGGCCGGTGCATCCATCTACAATACCTTTTACGTGCGCCTGGCCTACCAGACCCTGGCGGACGAACTGGGAGAAGAAATTGCGACAGAATACATAAGCGAGCGCTATGTCAGCATGGAGCGTTTACTCGATATGGTCCAAAATGGAAGCGTCTTCTTCGACGATGTCCTGACCCCGGAAAAGGAGGGCATTGCCGAAATAGCGACGCGCGCCTTCGGCGAGACGTGTACGCTCCTGGCGAAACACTTCGGGACGGCCGAGCCTTCCAAATGGGCATGGGGGAAGATGCACGTAATACGCTTCGACCACGTGCTCGGCAAGTCGGCGCTGTTCAGGCCGCTGGTCAACTACGGGCCGTTCCCCTTCGAGGGCGACGGCGAGACGAACAATCGCGCGCGCTTTTCGGAGGTCGCGCCGCCGTTCGTCGCTGACCTCGCATCGGCCCCCAGAATCATCGTCAGCTTCGATCCGAAGCCGAAGGCGTACATGATGCTCATCACCGGCGAGAACGAACACTTCATGAGCAAACACAACACCGACATGATCGACGCGTGGCGGCGGCACGAGTATTTCTGCATGGAAGAGGAAGCGGTGATCTACGCCATGAAGATAAATCCGGCGGCGGCATCGAAATAA